The Methanobacterium lacus genome includes a region encoding these proteins:
- a CDS encoding PDGLE domain-containing protein, translating into MNKKDKTLIIGGVIVCLIIAVLSPFLASPNPDGLEKSAENLAVSDDGLGYQAPFQDYYVAALGDGPLAEVVALAIGILIALGVGFAVAYVLKRRKPKESE; encoded by the coding sequence ATGAATAAAAAAGATAAAACCTTAATAATTGGTGGAGTAATTGTCTGTTTGATAATTGCAGTTTTATCCCCATTTTTAGCTTCCCCCAATCCAGATGGTTTAGAAAAATCTGCTGAAAACCTTGCTGTTTCAGATGACGGACTTGGATACCAAGCTCCATTTCAGGATTATTATGTAGCTGCACTTGGAGATGGTCCACTTGCAGAAGTAGTGGCACTTGCAATAGGAATCTTAATTGCTTTAGGAGTAGGATTTGCCGTAGCATATGTCTTGAAAAGAAGAAAACCTAAGGAATCTGAATGA
- the cbiQ gene encoding cobalt ECF transporter T component CbiQ produces the protein MNGVSSILQLETETNKKSPLHAIDGRVKLVLLIFIIVYSVFSTQILVLIFLEIYLLILMYISNISFKTSLTRILLLLPFGGFIIAFQPFIHPGIIIWSGAFGIHITDAGLLWAVLLMSRLVVALTSIVILSSISPMQEVVESFRKLGMPREFALIFSLMIRFLFMFFDELNRIMHAQKTRCFDAFNKKLPYTWRMKQLGYTVAMMFLRAFERGETIYMSMASRGYSDKSHLYSDTRRKFGTPEYIFILATLSTVVCLQYLAMYLFTQFGILGMYIIK, from the coding sequence ATGAATGGAGTAAGTTCAATTCTTCAGCTTGAAACAGAAACTAATAAAAAAAGTCCTTTGCATGCAATAGATGGTAGAGTCAAATTAGTCTTATTGATATTCATTATTGTATATTCTGTATTTTCAACACAAATCCTCGTCTTAATATTCCTAGAAATATACCTACTTATTTTGATGTACATATCTAATATTTCATTTAAAACTTCTTTAACAAGAATTTTACTGCTTTTACCATTTGGAGGTTTTATAATTGCATTCCAACCATTCATCCACCCCGGTATCATTATTTGGTCCGGAGCATTTGGAATACATATAACTGATGCAGGATTACTCTGGGCAGTACTCCTCATGTCGAGGCTCGTTGTTGCACTCACTTCCATAGTGATCTTGTCGTCAATTAGCCCTATGCAAGAGGTTGTAGAATCCTTTAGAAAATTAGGAATGCCCCGTGAATTTGCCCTAATTTTTAGTCTAATGATCAGATTTTTATTCATGTTCTTTGACGAACTCAATAGGATAATGCACGCCCAAAAAACACGATGCTTCGATGCATTTAATAAAAAACTTCCATACACTTGGAGGATGAAGCAACTTGGATACACAGTGGCCATGATGTTTCTTAGAGCGTTTGAAAGGGGTGAAACTATCTACATGAGCATGGCAAGTAGGGGTTACTCAGATAAATCCCATTTATACTCTGATACAAGGAGAAAATTCGGAACACCAGAATATATATTTATCCTAGCAACACTATCAACGGTTGTTTGTTTACAATACTTGGCAATGTACCTATTTACCCAATTTGGCATTTTAGGAATGTACATAATAAAATAA
- a CDS encoding flavodoxin family protein encodes MKVLGICGSPRKQATHHVLNEALQMLDEKGFETEFYSLRGKNISPCRHCDYCMKHKECVVDDDMQDIYPLITEAEGIIMATPVYNGGLSAQLKAVMDRCRALGARDFDFLRYKVGMAIAVGGDRIGGQELAIQQIMTFFILTGAIPVSGGAYGANMGANFWSKDTLEGVKQDEEGFKSLRKTVKRFSNFIENFEIKK; translated from the coding sequence ATGAAGGTATTAGGAATATGTGGAAGTCCAAGAAAACAGGCAACTCATCACGTTTTAAACGAAGCATTGCAAATGCTTGATGAAAAAGGTTTTGAAACAGAATTTTATAGTTTGCGTGGTAAAAATATTAGTCCATGTAGACATTGTGACTACTGTATGAAACACAAAGAGTGCGTAGTAGATGATGATATGCAGGATATCTATCCACTTATCACAGAAGCAGAAGGCATTATCATGGCCACGCCAGTATACAACGGGGGTTTAAGTGCTCAGCTTAAAGCTGTTATGGATCGTTGCAGAGCTTTGGGAGCACGCGACTTTGATTTTCTGCGATATAAAGTAGGAATGGCCATAGCCGTAGGTGGTGACCGCATTGGTGGTCAAGAGCTTGCAATACAACAGATAATGACCTTTTTTATATTAACTGGTGCAATCCCAGTTAGTGGTGGTGCCTATGGTGCCAATATGGGGGCTAACTTTTGGTCTAAAGACACCCTCGAAGGTGTGAAACAGGACGAAGAAGGATTCAAGAGTCTCAGAAAAACTGTCAAAAGATTTAGCAATTTCATTGAAAACTTCGAAATAAAGAAGTAG
- a CDS encoding 4Fe-4S binding protein, translating into MKIIVDEDKCTGCGICKEACPKGAKIWDVKKKAMATNLEFCHLCTICAGKCPEGAIQVIRDEPNEKKDSE; encoded by the coding sequence ATGAAGATCATTGTAGATGAAGACAAGTGCACCGGATGTGGAATATGTAAAGAAGCTTGTCCCAAGGGTGCTAAAATATGGGATGTAAAAAAGAAGGCCATGGCAACAAACCTTGAATTCTGCCATTTATGTACAATATGTGCAGGAAAATGTCCTGAAGGTGCTATACAGGTAATTAGAGATGAACCAAATGAGAAAAAAGACTCTGAATAG
- the hisB gene encoding imidazoleglycerol-phosphate dehydratase HisB — translation MRKKTLNRKTSETDISVTMNLDGNGDYDINTGIEFFDHMLNSFARHGFIDLTIHANGDIGVDDHHTIEDVGILLGETYNEVIGTKRGIKRFSHALIPMDDALATVAVDISGRSYAVLDFEFKKPKVGDMSTENVEHFFESFANSAKININAKIEGENDHHKIEALFKAFARALKDASLIEHDSLPSTKGAL, via the coding sequence ATGAGAAAAAAGACTCTGAATAGAAAAACATCAGAAACTGATATCAGCGTAACCATGAATTTAGATGGTAACGGTGACTACGACATCAACACAGGAATCGAATTCTTCGATCACATGTTAAATTCCTTTGCCAGACATGGGTTTATAGATCTAACCATCCATGCCAATGGAGACATTGGAGTCGATGATCATCATACAATCGAAGACGTGGGAATACTTCTTGGAGAAACGTATAACGAAGTAATTGGGACAAAAAGGGGAATTAAAAGATTTTCTCATGCACTCATCCCTATGGATGATGCATTGGCCACCGTAGCAGTTGACATTAGTGGAAGGAGCTATGCAGTATTAGATTTCGAATTCAAAAAACCTAAAGTTGGAGATATGAGCACAGAAAATGTTGAACATTTCTTTGAATCCTTTGCGAATTCTGCAAAAATTAATATCAACGCCAAAATCGAAGGAGAAAATGATCATCATAAAATAGAAGCTTTATTTAAGGCATTTGCACGTGCTCTTAAGGATGCTTCTTTGATCGAACACGATTCACTACCATCTACCAAAGGTGCGTTGTAA
- a CDS encoding flavodoxin family protein encodes MKTLIACYSYSGHTLKVAKKLQKEIGADLTEIKTEKDRWYLLKILDSIREKKATIKPCQTDLMNYDKLILCCPVWAGKTPAAVNQYMFDLKNIKDKEFGVFITSGGNRSQKATIQMRENLDLQGMKFLGQMRLITKDVENEKYGEIFPLFAGKFKDPKSENSKNITE; translated from the coding sequence ATGAAAACTCTAATTGCTTGTTACTCCTATTCAGGGCACACATTGAAAGTTGCAAAAAAATTGCAAAAAGAAATAGGTGCCGATCTAACTGAGATAAAAACTGAAAAAGACAGATGGTATCTACTTAAAATCTTAGATTCCATAAGGGAGAAAAAGGCAACAATAAAACCCTGCCAGACAGACCTCATGAATTACGATAAATTGATTCTTTGCTGTCCTGTTTGGGCTGGTAAAACTCCAGCTGCTGTTAACCAGTACATGTTTGATTTAAAAAATATTAAAGACAAAGAATTTGGAGTCTTTATTACTTCTGGAGGGAATAGATCCCAAAAAGCTACCATTCAAATGAGGGAAAATTTGGATCTGCAAGGTATGAAATTTTTAGGTCAAATGAGGTTAATTACCAAAGATGTTGAGAATGAAAAATATGGGGAAATATTTCCACTATTCGCCGGAAAATTCAAGGACCCAAAATCAGAAAACTCCAAAAATATTACAGAGTAA
- a CDS encoding HD domain-containing protein — protein sequence MIEDLIERLYEAASMNRWNDHIRPVELTELDKQAHKMVLAYVIAKFEEKDRNADVNWQKLIEGGIFEFLHRTILTDLKPPIFHKMMEEKAKDLNDHVISKLKGDFKGLKPQFEANFKRYLFDTEYSKFERKILKAAHYLATNWEFRIIYHSSPFIYGIEDTKAEIENQIEDHYDLIGVQKLSLEKKSFGFIDLCGQLRFQERWAHSPRVPKTSVLGHMYIVAITSYLFSLENEACPKRLYNNFFAGLFHDLPEVLTKDIISPVKSSVKGLEDLIKEFEENQMKTRLLPLLPVSWRREMNYFTKDEFVNKVRVEDSIKKGIDFKEINRKYNKNEYYPLDGELIKACDKLAAFIEADLSIKHGITSKKLEEGRMDIYKKFKGKKISGIDFGYLFDYFFKRTFTMESNP from the coding sequence ATGATAGAGGATCTTATTGAAAGATTGTACGAAGCAGCTAGCATGAATAGATGGAACGATCATATCCGGCCAGTAGAATTAACAGAATTAGATAAACAAGCACATAAAATGGTTTTAGCATATGTAATTGCCAAATTTGAGGAAAAAGATCGAAATGCTGATGTAAACTGGCAAAAACTCATCGAAGGCGGTATTTTTGAATTTTTACACAGAACCATATTAACTGATTTGAAACCTCCGATATTCCACAAGATGATGGAGGAAAAGGCCAAGGATCTAAACGATCATGTAATATCAAAATTGAAAGGGGATTTCAAAGGTCTTAAACCCCAATTTGAAGCTAATTTTAAACGTTATCTATTTGATACTGAATATTCCAAATTTGAAAGAAAAATACTCAAAGCTGCACATTATTTGGCTACAAACTGGGAGTTTAGAATCATTTATCATTCATCTCCATTTATTTATGGCATTGAAGACACTAAAGCAGAGATAGAAAATCAGATCGAGGATCATTACGATCTAATAGGTGTTCAGAAACTGTCGCTTGAAAAAAAGTCATTTGGATTCATAGATCTCTGTGGTCAGCTCAGGTTTCAAGAGAGATGGGCCCATTCTCCGCGTGTTCCAAAAACTTCGGTTTTAGGGCACATGTACATAGTTGCAATAACTTCTTACCTCTTTTCACTTGAAAATGAGGCATGCCCAAAGAGACTTTACAACAATTTCTTTGCAGGACTCTTCCACGACCTTCCGGAGGTGCTTACGAAGGATATAATATCTCCTGTTAAAAGTTCTGTTAAGGGACTTGAAGATTTAATTAAAGAATTTGAAGAGAATCAAATGAAAACAAGACTACTTCCCCTCTTACCTGTATCATGGAGAAGGGAAATGAACTACTTCACTAAGGATGAGTTTGTAAACAAGGTAAGGGTAGAGGATTCCATTAAGAAGGGGATCGATTTTAAAGAAATTAACCGAAAGTACAATAAAAATGAATACTATCCCTTGGATGGGGAATTGATCAAGGCTTGTGATAAACTAGCAGCATTCATAGAAGCAGACCTGTCAATAAAACATGGCATCACTTCAAAAAAGTTAGAAGAAGGAAGAATGGACATTTATAAGAAATTTAAGGGAAAAAAGATATCTGGTATTGATTTTGGATACTTGTTTGATTACTTCTTTAAAAGAACATTCACAATGGAATCGAACCCTTAA
- a CDS encoding F420-dependent methylenetetrahydromethanopterin dehydrogenase, with amino-acid sequence MVVKIGIIKCGNIGTSPVIDLLLDERADRPNIDTCVVGSGAKMNPEEIEKAVPLMLEMDRDFVIFISPNPGAPGPAKARELLSAADVPAIIIGDAPGLRSKDEMDEQGLGYIIVKADPMIGARREFLDPTEMASFNSDVIKVLALTGAYRVVQNTIDAAVTAVESGETLELPKVVITRDKAVEAAAFGSPYAKAKAMAAYEIATKVADIDVEGCFMVRDAEKYIPLVASAHEMLGVAAKLASEARDIEKANDTVVRTPHGGKGQTLSKVALADKPE; translated from the coding sequence ATGGTTGTAAAAATAGGAATCATTAAATGCGGTAACATCGGTACCTCCCCAGTAATTGACTTATTACTTGATGAGAGGGCTGACAGACCAAACATAGATACTTGTGTAGTTGGTTCTGGGGCTAAAATGAACCCAGAAGAAATCGAGAAGGCTGTACCATTAATGTTAGAAATGGACAGAGATTTTGTTATATTCATAAGCCCAAACCCAGGTGCACCAGGCCCTGCTAAAGCTAGAGAATTATTATCTGCAGCAGACGTTCCTGCAATCATAATTGGTGACGCTCCAGGATTAAGATCCAAGGACGAAATGGATGAACAAGGCTTAGGCTACATCATCGTCAAAGCAGACCCAATGATAGGTGCAAGGAGAGAATTCCTTGACCCAACAGAAATGGCATCTTTTAACTCCGATGTAATTAAAGTGTTAGCTTTAACCGGAGCATACAGAGTAGTTCAGAACACAATCGATGCTGCAGTAACTGCAGTTGAATCTGGAGAAACTCTCGAACTCCCTAAAGTTGTTATAACAAGGGATAAAGCTGTCGAAGCAGCTGCTTTCGGTAGCCCATACGCAAAAGCAAAAGCAATGGCTGCATATGAAATAGCAACCAAAGTGGCAGACATAGATGTCGAAGGATGTTTCATGGTTAGGGACGCTGAAAAGTACATACCTTTAGTTGCATCTGCTCACGAAATGTTAGGTGTAGCAGCTAAATTAGCATCTGAAGCAAGGGACATAGAAAAAGCTAACGACACCGTTGTAAGGACTCCTCACGGTGGAAAAGGCCAGACTCTAAGTAAAGTCGCTTTAGCTGACAAACCAGAATAA
- the cfbB gene encoding Ni-sirohydrochlorin a,c-diamide synthase — protein MRAVIAGTGSAVGKTTISTGIMSALSSEYNVQPFKAGPDYIDPTYHGLATGNVSRNLDSFFMSDGQIREAFERGINSSKSDMGIIEGVRGLYEGISPLGEVGSTASVAKALNAPVILILNSRSLVKSAAAVVIGFKTLDPSIRIDGVILNYVKNKKHYLKTKEAVEKLSDTPVIGGIPRKEAITVEQRHLGLVPAVERQNILQSIEKWGEEMTNNIDLDALIAIMKNSGDLPRGREPIWEEGNKKPVKIGVAMDEVFTFYYKENIESLEANKAKIIPFSPIHDETIPDVDGLYIGGGYPEIFAKELSRNSSMRKSILKFHNDAHPIYAECGGLMYLSNSINGHSMCNVFKYPSKMTKNVQALSYVISEAQNDNIILNKGEQFKGHEFHYSKIEVDGNNPKYAFKILRGRGIDGSNDGLMENNTVASYVHTHVAACPQFGLNFARNSHNKDS, from the coding sequence ATGAGAGCCGTTATAGCAGGAACAGGAAGTGCAGTTGGTAAAACAACAATTTCTACGGGCATAATGAGCGCCCTTTCTTCTGAGTACAATGTCCAACCCTTTAAAGCCGGTCCTGATTATATAGATCCAACTTATCATGGTTTAGCCACTGGAAATGTTTCAAGGAATCTAGATTCTTTTTTCATGTCAGATGGTCAAATTCGCGAAGCATTTGAAAGGGGAATAAATAGCTCTAAATCAGATATGGGAATAATTGAAGGTGTCAGGGGTCTTTATGAAGGTATAAGTCCTTTAGGTGAAGTGGGCAGCACAGCATCTGTAGCAAAAGCCCTAAATGCACCAGTGATCCTGATTCTAAACTCGCGAAGTCTTGTTAAAAGTGCTGCTGCAGTAGTTATTGGATTTAAAACACTTGATCCGTCAATACGGATAGATGGGGTTATTTTAAACTACGTGAAAAATAAAAAACACTATTTAAAAACCAAGGAAGCCGTGGAAAAACTCTCAGACACTCCTGTGATAGGGGGCATACCTAGAAAAGAAGCTATAACAGTAGAACAACGACATCTGGGGTTGGTACCCGCTGTAGAACGTCAAAATATTCTCCAATCCATTGAGAAATGGGGAGAAGAAATGACCAACAACATAGATCTAGATGCCCTAATAGCTATAATGAAAAATTCCGGTGATCTACCTCGTGGAAGGGAACCAATTTGGGAGGAAGGAAATAAGAAACCCGTTAAGATAGGGGTAGCAATGGATGAGGTGTTCACGTTCTACTACAAAGAAAACATCGAATCTTTAGAAGCAAATAAAGCTAAAATTATCCCATTCAGCCCGATCCATGATGAAACAATTCCTGATGTGGATGGATTGTACATTGGAGGGGGTTACCCGGAAATATTTGCCAAGGAACTATCAAGAAACAGTTCTATGAGGAAGTCCATACTTAAGTTTCATAACGATGCCCATCCCATTTATGCCGAATGTGGGGGGCTGATGTATTTATCCAATTCTATAAATGGTCATTCAATGTGCAATGTTTTTAAATATCCTTCAAAAATGACAAAGAATGTTCAAGCATTGAGTTACGTTATTTCAGAAGCGCAAAATGATAACATCATTTTAAACAAAGGGGAACAGTTTAAAGGTCACGAATTCCACTATTCAAAGATCGAGGTAGATGGAAACAATCCTAAATATGCCTTTAAAATATTAAGGGGTCGTGGAATAGATGGTTCTAATGATGGTTTAATGGAAAACAACACAGTTGCAAGCTATGTTCATACCCATGTAGCTGCATGTCCCCAGTTTGGTTTAAATTTTGCAAGGAACTCACACAACAAAGATTCATAA